From the genome of Fusobacterium varium, one region includes:
- a CDS encoding DNA polymerase III subunit beta produces MSNILNKDDIDKIFQLAEDIGKTIPKDNDALNRIHLHKGEIVCSDSYRLGVYKSSIDTDITCSIPLDIIKALKAAKIKQIGIAGMAGTDVELKTDKFRIQFKQNTLAYPKYDDLISIKPVVKAKIKTAEFLRKLEGAKNVSDKVVLKVYKDCLEISAESETDNYHNSIEAKADGEIKICLNNKYLATYLKRVKNEYVEIGFISTHSQIHIHEENMYEYILMPCVMRD; encoded by the coding sequence ATGAGCAATATTTTAAATAAAGATGATATAGATAAAATTTTTCAACTAGCAGAAGATATTGGAAAGACTATACCAAAAGACAATGATGCACTCAATAGAATACACCTGCATAAAGGAGAGATTGTATGTAGTGACAGCTATAGATTAGGAGTGTATAAAAGTTCAATAGATACAGATATAACATGTAGTATACCACTAGATATAATAAAAGCTTTAAAAGCTGCTAAAATTAAGCAAATAGGTATAGCAGGAATGGCTGGAACAGATGTAGAGTTGAAAACAGATAAGTTTAGAATTCAATTCAAACAAAATACACTAGCCTATCCCAAATATGATGATTTAATTTCTATAAAACCAGTAGTTAAAGCTAAAATAAAAACAGCAGAGTTTTTAAGAAAATTAGAAGGAGCAAAAAATGTATCTGATAAGGTTGTTTTAAAAGTATATAAAGATTGTTTAGAAATATCTGCTGAAAGTGAGACAGATAACTATCATAACAGCATAGAAGCTAAAGCAGACGGAGAAATAAAAATATGTTTAAATAATAAGTATTTGGCAACATATTTAAAAAGAGTAAAAAATGAGTATGTGGAAATAGGTTTTATCAGTACACATTCACAAATACATATCCATGAAGAAAATATGTATGAATATATTTTGATGCCATGTGTTATGAGAGATTAA
- a CDS encoding V8-like Glu-specific endopeptidase yields the protein MISYSGISEKLMLSTVKINTINGSGTGFFFKFKVGDDKEVPVLLTNKHVVNHNTKEKIQISFHIWADGKVSEENLSLALELDWVFHEEYDLCFAFIAPVLNYIKEFYQKEVAISYIDEEMIKENLSNLEALEEVTMIGYPIGLHDEINNLPIFRKGYTASHPALSFNKNGIALVDMACFPGSSGSPIFILNEGSYRDSKGIVIGSRLIFLGILFAGPTYNATGEIIEKEIDMKSNSISSVNIMINLGYYIQAKAVLDFKNIIIRKLENQ from the coding sequence ATGATAAGTTATAGTGGTATATCAGAGAAGTTGATGTTATCAACAGTAAAAATAAATACAATTAATGGAAGTGGGACTGGTTTTTTCTTTAAATTTAAAGTAGGTGATGATAAAGAAGTACCTGTTTTATTAACTAATAAGCATGTTGTCAATCATAATACTAAAGAGAAAATTCAGATTTCATTCCATATATGGGCTGATGGAAAAGTATCCGAAGAAAATTTATCTCTAGCTTTAGAACTTGATTGGGTCTTTCATGAAGAATATGATTTATGTTTTGCTTTCATTGCTCCAGTTTTAAATTATATAAAGGAATTTTATCAAAAAGAAGTAGCAATTAGTTATATAGATGAAGAAATGATAAAAGAAAATTTAAGTAATTTAGAGGCTTTGGAAGAAGTAACTATGATTGGATACCCTATTGGACTACATGATGAAATTAACAATTTACCAATATTCAGAAAAGGATATACAGCCTCTCATCCAGCTTTATCATTCAATAAGAATGGAATAGCATTGGTTGATATGGCATGCTTTCCTGGTTCTTCAGGATCACCAATTTTTATTTTAAATGAAGGAAGTTATAGAGATTCTAAAGGAATAGTTATAGGGAGTAGATTAATCTTTTTAGGAATTTTATTTGCAGGACCAACATATAATGCAACTGGTGAAATAATAGAAAAAGAGATAGATATGAAATCAAATTCTATATCCTCAGTTAATATAATGATAAATTTAGGGTATTATATACAAGCAAAAGCAGTTTTGGATTTTAAAAATATAATTATTAGAAAATTAGAGAATCAGTAA
- a CDS encoding Terminase small subunit, producing the protein MTKNQKIFVDEYLVDLNATRAYKKAYPNIKSDETAAVNGSKLLRNTKVASEIEKRMKDREKRTEVTQDKVVKELARLAFTDRTSIVKVASGSLKIKSFDELTEDQKACISGAKETKFGIEVTFYNKEKALEMLGRHLGLFNDKLEVKGQVNVSNPFSGLSTEELKKVIFNENK; encoded by the coding sequence TTGACTAAGAATCAAAAAATATTTGTAGATGAATACTTGGTAGACTTGAATGCTACAAGAGCATATAAAAAGGCATATCCAAATATCAAAAGTGATGAGACAGCAGCAGTAAATGGAAGTAAATTGCTAAGAAATACTAAGGTTGCATCAGAAATTGAAAAAAGAATGAAAGATAGAGAAAAAAGAACAGAAGTAACTCAGGATAAAGTAGTAAAAGAGTTAGCTAGACTAGCATTTACAGATAGAACTTCAATAGTTAAAGTTGCCTCTGGAAGCCTTAAAATAAAAAGTTTTGATGAACTTACAGAAGATCAGAAAGCTTGTATATCAGGAGCCAAAGAAACTAAATTTGGAATAGAAGTTACATTCTACAACAAAGAGAAGGCTCTGGAGATGTTAGGAAGGCATTTAGGGCTGTTCAATGATAAGCTTGAAGTAAAAGGTCAAGTGAATGTATCAAATCCTTTTTCGGGGCTGTCAACTGAGGAACTAAAAAAGGTGATTTTCAATGAAAATAAGTAA